One Ranitomeya variabilis isolate aRanVar5 chromosome 4, aRanVar5.hap1, whole genome shotgun sequence genomic window, AAAAGTGGAATTCCTGACCCTTGGACAACAGATGTTTAGCAaagctcttctctcttcccccATATGCAAGTAGAAGGAAATCCActcaaaatagcacaaaaaatcaggAATAGCTAGTTTGCCAATGTTAAAGatacttattttgtatatttattgattcaggactctttaccagatgtgaTACTGTAATGAAAATGTCATGATGTTtcttataaaaaatgtagtggtttattggattgtcctccAAATagaatcattgcagcaaaacataaaattggTGAAATAGTTATGAAGAGATTGTCTGTCCAtgtcaaagtttgttccccatctttcctgggaTCCTGAATGGTCTGTCTGTGTCAATAGTATGGATATCATATGTCCAGCATTGCAAAACCTTGTGTTCATCTAGTGTCTGTGTAAAGTGAACCCCCTTCCTGTGGGTCACATGGTTATATATGTCCCACATAGCACGTGTGCTCTCTATATGGCCCCAATCACATCTtagcatctaagtgtgaactgtaattgccaTGGACTACCCAtgagactgttccttatttgtcCCAAGTTATAATTCCCGTTCCAGTTGTATGCCAAGCCCTGAAGGAACCATAAAGCCAAACCCCTGCACCTCGCGAATCGGGCAGTATCCCCAGGACCATGTTCTAGTTGCCCAGGTGCTGGAGGGCTTCCATCTGGAGATTGTGTCTACTGTACTTATTGTGAGCATCCTGGGCACTATAAGTATCAATGCTATAAGTTAAACGGGCCACCCCTGAGGCCAAGGGCTTCCCCTCGGGAGGTTAGTCCAAAGGCCCAGAGGGATCGTCACAATGGGTTTCTCCATATATAACCATATGGATTGATGATGTACCCTTAGAAACTTTATTAGACACTGGTTCACAAGTCACCACCATTGACCGCTGAACTTTTGAGAAGAATTGGGACTATGATATTCTGAATCCAGTGGGCAAAGCGAAGTTATGTGTAATTGCAAGCAATGGTCAATCTGTTCCCCAGCTAGGCTACTGGGAACCCATCATCTAAATTGGGGATCGTAAGTTACCAGGTCATGGTGTAGTTGTTACCGAGGCTAAGGGAGATACAACAGCAGTAGTGCTAGGCATGAATGTTATGCGACATGTGTTTCCTGAATTGCTCGCTGCCTTGCATGCTTCTCGCCCTTTTGCTTCTTCCCATTACAGGAAAATTGTTCAACGGACCATCAAAGTGCTCTGCGCCCAACAGAAGTTTGTCAACTGTAAAGGTGAGATCTGCCGTGTGCGTATCACCGACACATGGCCAGTTGCCCTGTCGGCCAACAGCGAGACTTTAGTCTGGTGCCAAGCCCAACCATGAATTAACAATAAAGACTATGAAGCGCTTCTCGACTCCATCCTAATTGAAGGACAGCCCCTTGTAAAAGCTGCCAGAGGCATCGTCACTGTCTCAAACGGTAGAGTACCAGTATGGCTAATCAATCTGAGTGATGCACCAATCGAGCTATACAAGTTTAATTCAGTCGCTCAACTGTACAGCCTTGACCCTGAAGACATCCTAGATGAGAAGACACTCGCTCATCAAAAGTTGATGAAAGCCGCTCCCAAATGCACTAATACACCCACTACCTTCTGGTGGAATGAACTTAATATCGGAGATGCTAACACTCCCATCAAACACATCTTGCAGAAGTATTCCAGGTACTCATTGAATATGGCCTGAAACTAAAACCATCAAAGTGCCATCTGCTCAAGCCAAACGTCAAATACCTGTGTCATGTTGTAAGTGCCAAAGGTATCCAGCCTGATCCTGACAAAATCTCAGTTAAGAAAGACTGGGTTACTCCAAGAACCTTGAAAGAAGTCAAGAGCTTCTAGGTTTTGTGGGCTGCTACCGCTGCTTCATCCCTCATTTTGCACAAATAGCAGAACACCTTACAGAACTGCTACGAGGTTGCCCTAGAGAACACTACGACAGAAGACTTACAATTGATTGGTCTGAGTGACAAGAAACTGCCTTTCAGATGCTGAAAAGGTTACTAACTTCCCCTCCAATTCTGGTGTATCCTGACTACTGCCACCCTTTCCGTCTCTATACGGATGCCATCTATCAAGGCctcggggcggtactatcacaagtccAGAATGGCAAAGAGAGAGTCATTGCCTATGCCAGCCGAAGCTAGAGAGGAATGATAACAATTACAGCTCATTCAAGTTAGAGCTGCTAGCTCTTGTGTGGGCTGTCACCGAGAGGTTCAAAGATTACCTTGTGCCTACCCCTTCACCGTTTACATGGACAATAATCCCCTCGCTCACCTTAATACTGCACGGCTAGGTGCTCTGGAACAGAGATGGGCTTCAAGATTGGCGAGTTTCTGCTTTGACATTAAGTATCGCAGTGGCAAGATCAACATCAATGCATGCAGATGTGTTATCTTGTTTGCCCATAGGAGAAGAGCCTCTTGAGGAAGATCTGTGGGAGGATGTCGAGATGCCTCCCTTCTATCAAAGATTTGCTACACAGAATGCCATTGCTGCTACATAAACTGATGAAGTCTCTCAACCAAAACAGGATTTGTGCCAAGATCCATTGAGATGGCAAACCCTTCAAAATGAGTCTCGTGTCCTAGGAGAGATCTATGAATACCTGATTACTGGGAGAATACCTGCCCAAAGACGCAGACGATGTTGAGCTTAATCGTCTATGGAGACAGCGCAAAAGACTCTTCATTCAAAAGGGCTTCATCTTGCGCAATTCCCTGGACCCTGTTTCAGGTGAAAGATAACGTCAGATTCTAATCCCACGGCAGATGCCAGAATTGTTCTCGATGCCTACCACGACCAGTCTGGGCACTTTGGCATACACAAAACTGAAGCCACCATATGCCAACGCTTCTATTGGATTGGGATGCGCTCAAACATAGGGAATTGGTGTAGTGCATGTCCAGCTTGCAACCTCACTAAAGCTGGCAAGATGCCAGAGCTCCTCTTCATCCAATCAATTCCCAGAAACCGAACAAACTAGTTGTTCTTGATCACGTGAAGCTAGCTCCAACTCGTTTGGGCTACACGTATGCCCTTACCATGGTGGACCACTATACTAAGTGGGTTGCTGTTATACCGGTGAAAGATCTTACAGCTCGGACTACAGCTATCACCTTCTACCACGAATATGTGAGACATTACGGTTGCCCTGAAGCAGTCCTCACAGACCGTGGACCTGCCTTTGAGTCCCAGCTATTTCAAGAACTCTGCCAGTGCCATGGGTGCAAGAAGCTAAGAACCATTGCCTATCATCTACAAAGGAATGGCTTTTGTGAGAAAGTCAACCAGACCTTCATCAATATGCTGCGAACAGCATTTGTTACCAAACAAGCTGAATGGCCTCAACTACTTGATGAGTTAGTGGAAACCTACAACAATACTGTCCACTGTTCTACCAGCTACATGTCATATTACTTGATGTTTGGAAGACAAGGTCAACTCCCAAAAGATCATGCTTCGGGAATCCAGGTTCCTGATGTGATTAATTCCCTGCCTAAAACTGATTAGGTCTCAGAGCATCAGCGAAGAATACATGAAGCCCAGCAGATCGCTGTTCACCGCATGGGTGAAGCTCACCGTCGGCAGGAAGAGAGCTACAATCAAAAAGCTAATGCTTCCCCACTTCACTTTGGAGACAAAGTATGGCTAAAGAAGTGCCACCATACAGGGAAACTCGATTCACTCTGGGAAACAGAGCCCTACACAATTACAGCTATCATATATCCAGAGTCCGATGTATATGAAGTGAAGAAACCCGGAATGGACCCAAAGATGGGGCACAGAAGCCACATGAAGTTATGTACCAAAGAGGATCTACTGGTGATGTCCTCACCTCCTCCACAAGTCATGCCGGTCTACACACCAATTCCAAGCTTGGAGCCACCACACAGACAACCCACAGAGGAAGAGTCACCTTTCAACTATCAATTTATCCTCCCGTGCTATCAATATGCCCCATCTCGATTCCTGCTCGTTGTTGTTCCTTTGCCAATCCCATCTGAACCAGCAGACTGTTTCATTCCTGCTCAAGAGGAAGATCAAAGGTTGAGGCATTCAGAGCGAAGCACAAAGGAAACACTTCCAGCCCGCTATAGAGACTAAAAAAATATCCTTTAACGTTTCTGCCTCTGCACCTGGGTAATACCATGCACTTTGCTTATTATTTGCATTATTTTCATACGCAGCCATGGACTTATTATGTACTGTTTGTTGCCACTAAATTGCCTTACCATAGCCTTTCATATGGACGATAGTATATTGCGGAAAGAGTCTCTATTCCACACAGGCTCTTCCACCTTCATGTTTTGCAGTTGTTTAATGTATATTGTTCTCCCATATATCTGAGTATGCTTGCCTTGGTGTTGCTTTACATTACCTGTATATTTCCTTCTTTAGTAGACTTCCACTCgtgcagtcaccgaggatggcttaTCTTCAGAGGGGAAGTATGTAGTGACTCAATCCAGAGTatgtccttccctttaagtaatcccggattgtgagtagcttctgtacactacagctcactttctaactgcccctctacattatcccctgcatttgtgagctgtaattctccatttctagtcatctccattttagatgcaatgcatttctcatttgctgtgttctggggccatctaatggtgaaagtgtacaatgatgcataattattgttttgtaaggatctgagatgggaattcggtgtcctattggccagctcctagtcacatagtcaataggaggagctgttttccaggcaagtctagaattttctttagtctgagggatgcctTCAGGGAGAGCAGAATACACATGGAGGAttttcactacaagatctcctacaggcctaagagcctgggttccctctctaacctgtacagacatcattctaaagtctttctgactggattcACCACAGTTATTACATTCCcctataagtacttgtgcacgtgccgtgacacactgtggagtttaccccgagtacaggtctgtaacctctaATTGCTGCGTCTACCTCCTTCTGTAAACTACCAAAAGACACTGTCCAGTGCTCTGAAAGCTCCAGACCTCAATCACATCTCTAAATGTGAACTGTAATTGCTATGAACTacccatgagagactgttccttatttgtcCCAAGTTATAATTCCtgttcctgctgaagtaaaagcagctgtTATCCCCGAGACCGGTGTGTGTCATAATTCCTTTGGCTACGGACCCCGTGTGGGAGTGGATAGCAGGGAACGTTCGGCCTGGTCATTACATACTCAATTATGAGAAAGATTTTTTTCTTGCTAAAAGGGTGTCTTATAGGCTAGAAAATATGGTAAGTTCTAAAGTAAATTCCCTTTCTCACCATTTCAGCGGTGTCGGCATTAGAGTTtccggggctcatgtgaggttgttatgtcATGGGAGCCCTGCTCCCAATCTGAGCTGGCATCACTGTCCACACAAATTGAACATTACAAGGAAGTCAGTGAGCAGCCACCTccctggcttcctgttgatgttcaatatgtcCAAAGGTGGGAACAGTGAAGCTGGCGCTGATTGTGCacagggctcgtgtgatgtaacaacctcatgtgagccccGGGAATACAAGTCCAGGCTCCGCTTAAACGACACCAGCACTGGAGCTaagtatgagtgtttttattttaatgaggccaaacatgaggaatgacaaggggtagtcctagtagtgaacaacccctttaaggctgccatcacactagcagtatttgctcagtattttacatcagtatctgtaagccaaaaccaggagtggaacaatcagaggaaaagtataatagaaacatatgcaccacttctccatttatcacccactcctggttttggcttacaaatactgacgtaaaatactgagcaaatactgccaGTGTGACGGCAACCTAAGAAGATACAATTTTAGGTTAAAACATTTctaacattctgaacataaaaagacTTCTCCCCTGTATGGCTTCTCTGATGCTTATTAAAGGGAAACTTTCACCagcaataacgctgttaacctgcagatacggGCTTAATCTTCAGTTCAATAGTGTTACTAATCCAAAAATCCAAACTTGAAAAAGTGGCAAACTTGAAAAAGTGGCTTACTTAATATCAAAATCTCACACCTAAAATAGCCGCATAGCAGTTGCTCCCACCATCTGGCTATAGTCCATACAAAACAAAAGACACAAGTTGTTTTTCTACATGATTTATTCAAAAATCCAACATATACAGTAGTGAAAATAAGTGTttaatacactgcagattttgcaagttttcccacctactaaGAATAGAAAGGGCTGTAATTTTtattacacttcaactgtgagagacagaatctgaaaaaaaaacaaacagaaaatcacatAGTGTGATTTTTAAATAGTTAAatagtattttattgcatgaaataagtatttgatttcctaccaaccagcaagaattctggctcccacagacctgttagtttttctttaagaagccctcctactctgcactcattagctTGGTGAGaggacaacaactgttggcacaattattagaaaatgggagAAACACAACATGacagtcaatcttcctcggtctggggctctatgcaagatctcacctcgtggggtaaggatgattctgagaaagatcaggaatccatccagaactacacaggaggaccttgtcaatgacctgaagaaagctgaGACCGCAGTCTCAAATATTACAGTTAGGTCCCTATACTCACGCCAGCACAAGTCCTAGCCCAttggaagttcaccaatgaccatctggatgatccatagTAGGTATAGGAGAAGTTtatgtggttagatgagaccaaaataaaactttttggccTCAACTCCACTTGCTGAGTTTGGAGACAGAAGGAGGATTAGTACAACCCAAAAAACACTGTCCCAagctttatagggaacctgtcacccccaaaatcgagggtgagctaagcccaccagcatcaggggcttatctacagcattttgtaatgctgtagaaaagccccagatgtatcctaaaagatgagaaaaagaggttaaattatactcacctgggcgggctgtccgatccggtgggcgtcgcggtccggtctggggcctcccatcttcataggatgacgtcctcttctagtcttcacgctgtggctccggcgtactttgtctgccctgttgagggcagagcaaagtactgcagtgcgcaggcaccgggaaaggtcagagaggcccagcacctgcgcactgcagtactttgctctgccctcaacagggcagacaaagtacgccggagccggagcctgaagactagaagaggacgtcatctgatgaagatgggaggcgctggaccggaccgcgacacccatcggagcggaccTCAgtggggaacgcccctgggtgagtataatctaacctctatttatcttttaggatacatcgggggcttatctacagcattacagaatgctgtagataaacccctgatgctggtgggattagctcaccctcgattttgggggtgacaggttccttttaagcatgGTGGGGTAAATATATtttaggggtgcttttctgcaaaagttAAGTAAGCTACCCACTTGCAGACAGATTCTGGGTGTGGGTGATCTCTTTGCAGACTTGCACTTCCATAGTTTGAGCACGAAAGCAGAGATACTGACCAATGGTGAGGGATTTACACATGCGGCGACATTTTGGGGTGCCTTTCCCTTTCTCAAGCCTCATTACTAACTTGCCCAGTTGCTGCATGCAGCTGAACACTTCTGGGAAAAATGTACATTATTATCACCGGCAGCATTCGGCTTCAGTCAGAGGGGCGGCGCTAGCGCTGATTCAGTCACCTCTCTGAGTACACAGAGCAGTGGCTATAACTGCACCAAGACACTGACTGGCCACCGGttccaatgcagagccagtgtcaggcaGGCCGGGGGCACGGTTAAAGCCTCAGAGTGGCGAATGAAACCGCACCAGCAACGCCCCTTTCACTAAAACTGAATGCTGCtaagaggaataaagttcatttccccaGCAGCGTTCGGCTATCTATAGGCACTAATCAAGTTAGTAATGCAATTAGCCTGCAGATTGCGCtcctatctgcaggttaatagcattttgctggtgacaggttcccttttaagagtTGATTTCcaagcaaaacatttcccacattaagaacatgaaaaaggcttttcccctgtgtgactgctctggtgacgaagaagagatgatttcttcacaaaatattttccacattctgaacagaaaaaaggcttttcccctgtgtgggttctctggtggccatCAAGATACGCTTTCCGGGTAAaactttttccacattctgaacaggtgaAAGGCTTCTCACCCGTGTGGGATCTCTGGTGGCCATCAAGATACGATTtccgggtaaaacatttcccacattctgaacagataaaaggcttctcccctgtgtgggttctctggtgcttaacaaaatctgatttctcgttaaaacatttcccacattctgagcatgagaatggcttctcccctgtatgggttcTCTGGTGTCTATCAAGATGAGCTTTCCggttaaaacgtttcccacattctgaacataaaaaaggcttcttccctgtgtgggttctctggtggccatCAAGATACgctttcaggttaaaacatttcccacattctgaacatgaaaaaggcttctccccggtgtgggttctttggtgtataataACAGATGATTTccagataaaacatttcccacattctgaacatgaaaaaggcttctcccctgtgtggcttCTCAGGTGACCATCAAGAAGCTTTTTCCGGATAAAACATTtcttacattctgaacatgaaaaaggcttctcaccggtgtgggttctttggtgtataataACATCTGATTtacttttaaaacatttcccacattctgaacatgaaaaaggcttctcccctgtgtgggttctctggtggctatcaagatgcgctttccggctaaaacatttcagacattctgaacatgagaaaagcttctcccctgtgtgaattttctgatgtctgtTAAAACCTGATTGGTCTgtataacttttcccacattctgaacatgagaatggcttctcccctgtgtgggttctcttgtGTCTATCAAGAtgagctttctggttaaaacatttcccacattctgaacatgaaaaaggcttcttccctgtgtgagttctcttgtgACTAACAAGACTTGATTTTCTGTTAAAAAATTTCCTACaaatggaacaagaaaatctattctccgctgtgtgaattttttgatgtttaagaaaacACTTTTTGAGGGGAAAACTGTTTCCATGTTCTGAATGTGAAAATGGCTTCTTTC contains:
- the LOC143766346 gene encoding uncharacterized protein LOC143766346, with the protein product MDMDRDKMVERILHLTLEILFRLTGEDYTVLKKTSSERCQDPVSEGWGRTLSPIMGPPPYPLIHEDINDQKILELAYKMIELLTGEVPIRCQDVAVYFSMEEWEYLDGHKDLYKDIMMMELPQLVTSPDLSSKRTTPERCPRPLLPQDCKQEDPNVPPDHQGEDLTHINTTGTYVRGDEGCKEEIAKYDYPDDCTRRLEGQLTSSILKSDDFEIKQDSIEVNAITPDIPSSVHSKDQSSDPLKQVMSSDSLPTAKENQTHKISIKKRTGPKGKKPFSHSEHGNSFPLKKCFLKHQKIHTAENRFSCSICRKFFNRKSSLVSHKRTHTGKKPFSCSECGKCFNQKAHLDRHKRTHTGEKPFSCSECGKSYTDQSGFNRHQKIHTGEKLFSCSECLKCFSRKAHLDSHQRTHTGEKPFSCSECGKCFKSKSDVIIHQRTHTGEKPFSCSECKKCFIRKKLLDGHLRSHTGEKPFSCSECGKCFIWKSSVIIHQRTHTGEKPFSCSECGKCFNLKAYLDGHQRTHTGKKPFLCSECGKRFNRKAHLDRHQRTHTGEKPFSCSECGKCFNEKSDFVKHQRTHTGEKPFICSECGKCFTRKSYLDGHQRSHTGEKPFTCSECGKSFTRKAYLDGHQRTHTGEKPFFCSECGKYFVKKSSLLRHQSSHTGEKPFSCS